A region from the Vicia villosa cultivar HV-30 ecotype Madison, WI linkage group LG3, Vvil1.0, whole genome shotgun sequence genome encodes:
- the LOC131658913 gene encoding uncharacterized protein LOC131658913, with protein sequence MKKFLLERGLRPRSDFAKAVGIETPATLDEFFLKAQAYIQYEEKEAAHAVRNSRQEENTESARQDDSRRGNDKKKEDKGRDPKDYKAPAGKFREYTPLNASRERILNEGTNAEFQTGKVHFIKSMPAWPNIDKSKFCRFHKGHGHNTEDCIHLKDAIEILIRDGHQKQYPKKQEAAKEAKPVTEEKPMEDTSAMQVAMSITRPEDFYLPNWARVSSTPSPHSPWEIFPSAMVIFGGGFSKLTVGSVKRKFDELISASSSKVATLVLAKGGSSSVSFYKVELPGGAPNATIPLLIQTRMANLDVHRILVDQGSSVDIMYSQLFKTLQLNDSHLTPYVGSDLQGFDGTVTKPWGFVELIVSIGSVENRKGRQNPVPSH encoded by the coding sequence ATGAAGAAGTTCCTACTCGAGCGAGGCCTCCGACCACGCTCAGACTTTGCCAAAGCCGTCGGGATCGAAACGCCCGCCACTTTGGACGAATTCTTCCTCAAGGCTCAAGCATACATACAATACGAGGAAAAGGAGGCGGCTCACGCAGTCCGTAACTCAAGACAGGAAGAGAACACTGAAAGTGCTCGTCAAGACGACTCTCGCCGAGGAAATGAtaagaagaaagaagataaaGGTCGGGATCCAAAAGACTACAAGGCACCAGCAGGGAAGTTTCGGGAATACACCCCACTGAATGCATCCAGGGAACGCATTCTGAACGAGGGCACGAACGCAGAATTCCAAACGGGCAAAGTCCACTTCATAAAGTCCATGCCCGCATGGCCAAACATAGATAAATCGAAGTTCTGCCGGTTCCATAAAGGCCACGGGCATAACACGGAAGACTGCATCCACCTGAAAGATGCAATTGAAATATTAATCCGAGATGGACACCAAAAGCAATATCCGAAGAAGCAAGAGGCCGCCAAAGAGGCCAAGCCAGTCACCGAGGAAAAGCCAATGGAAGACACGTCcgccatgcaagtggccatgagTATCACCAGACCGGAGGACTTTTACCTCCCAAACTGGGCCAGGGTGTCTTCCACCCCTTCTCCTCATAGCCCATGGGAAATTTTCCCTTCCGCCATGGTCATATTCGGAGGAGGATTCAGCAAACTCACCGTCGGATCCGTAAAACGAAAATTCGATGAACTAATCTCAGCAAGTTCAAGCAAAGTCGCTACCCTCGTCCTGGCCAAGGGCGGCTCATCCTCCGTATCTTTCTACAAGGTTGAACTTCCCGGAGGAGCGCCCAACGCGACCATCCCCCTCCTTATCCAGACCCGAATGGCCAACTTAGACGTGCACCGCATTCTGGTCGATCAAGGGAGTTCggtggacatcatgtactcccagttATTCAAGACGCTGCAACTGAATGACAGCCACCTCACCCCCTACGTAGGATCTGACCTACAAGGTTTCGACGGCACCGTGACAAAACCGTGGGGTTTCGTTGAGCTTATCGTTTCAATCGGATCGGTGGAAAACCGCAAGGGCCGTCAAAATCCAGTTCCTAGTCATTGA